A region of the Sphingobium yanoikuyae genome:
TCAGTGAGGGGGCGATCAGCGAATGGGTGATGGCGGACCTGGTGCGCGAGGTCTGTTTCGATGTCGGCGATGGGCCATTGCTGCTGGGCGGGGCGTTGGCGGGCTACCGCGCCTTTGCCGATGCGCTGGGGGCGCGCGCGCGCTTTCCCTACATGATCGTCGGGGTGGATGATCCGGCGGCGTGGGAGGCGGGCAGCGGCACGCTGGATGGCGAGGGGCGGCTGGTGCGCGAACCGATGGCGTCGTCGGCCGGGGGCGGGGCGGTCAGCTTTGCGCCGGGCGAAAAGCGGGTCGGGCTGGTGCTGCACAGCGGCTGGATCGCGGCGGTCGAGGGGCATGACGGTGCGCGGCGACTGGCGGGCACTGGTGCTGGAGCCGGGAATGATCGTGGCGCTGGCCGATGCGCCGGGGCTGTGGCGGATCGAGGAACGGGAATGGGAGGCGATGGCGGTGCGGCTGGCGCTGCGGCGGCTGGCGGGGGCCGGCGGGAGCGCGCCGGGCAGCGTGTCGTCGGGCCAGATCGTGCGGCAGCTGGATGCGCCGCATGGTCCCACCCGGCTGATGCTGGCGGACCTGCCGCGCCTGACCGAGGGGGTGGCGAACGGGCCGCAACTGGTGGCGGCGGCGAGCGGCGGGCCGGGCTGGCGCAGCGCGGCGCTCTATGCGCTGGATGCGGGCGGGACCGCCGAGCCGATCGGGCGGACGGCGCTGCGCGCGGTGATGGGGCAGATCGACGCCGCCTTGCCGCCGGGCAGCACGTTGCTGCTCGACATGGTGAACAGCCTGTCGGTGACATTGCTGGCCGAGGATATGGAACTGGCGAGCGCGGACGGCGCGGCCTTGGCGCAGGGGCGCAATCTGTGCCTGGTGGGGCAGGAACTGGTCCAGTTCGGCCGGGCAGTGCGGACCGGGCCGGCCAGTTATCGGCTGGAGGCGCTGCGGCGCGGGCTGCGCGGTACGGAATGGGCGATGGCAGGGCAGGAGGCTGGCACGCCCTTCCTGCTGATCGAGGCGGACCGGCTGGTCGATCCGCTGGCGGTGGCGGGGATGGAGGGGGATATCGGCGCGGCGATGCGTCTGCTGGCGATCGGCATCGGCGACGTGGAACCCGCGACGGCGGAAGTCATGATCGACGGCGCGGCGCTGGTGCCGCCGGCGCCGGTGCATCTGAACGCGGTGCTGGACGGAGCAGGCGGATGGCGGATCGGCTGGACCCGGCGCAGCCGGGCGGGATGGCGATGGAGCAGTGGTGGCGACGTGCCGCTGGCGGAGGAAAGCGAGCGCTATGAGCTGCGGGTGCTGGACGGGGCGCGGTTGGTGCGGCGGGCCGAGGTGACGGAACCGGGCTGGACCTATGATGCGGCGATGATCGCGATGGATGGCGTGAGCGGGCCGCTGAGCATGGACGTGCGGCAGGTCGGCACGCGGGCGCTGGGGCGGCCGGGGATGATCGAGATGCTGCTGTGAGGAGGCGAGGATGATGAACGAGACGAGCGATCGCTGGGCGCTGCCGCTGCTCCATGCCGGGCAGGCGCAGAAGGAAATCATGCATAATGAGGCGCTGGCGCGGATCGACATGCTGCTGCACGGGGTGGCGGAAAGCGCCGACCTGGCTGTGCCGCCGACGGCGCCGGTTGCCGGGCAATGCTGGATCGTGGCGGCGGGGGCGAGCGGTGCCTGGGCCGGGCGGCAGGAACATGTCGCTGGCTGGACCGAAGGCGGCTGGCGTTTCGTCGCGCCACGCGCCGGATTGCGGTTGGCGGTGACGGATCGCGGCCATGCCATGGTGCATGACGGTACGGCATGGCGGGATGATGCGGTGCGCAGCGAAGGATTTTATGTCGCCGGCCAGCAAATTGTCGGCGCGCGCCAGCCCGCGATCACCGGGCCAACCGGTGGAACGACCGTCGATAGCGAGAGTCGTGGCGCAATTGCCGCGATATTGGCCGCTTTGCAGGCTCATGGCCTGATCTCCATGTAATTCTGGAGTATCGGCGATCTTTTCATGGAGAGGGGTAGGTATTAGCTTGGAGGCGAGCCTGGGGGATGTCCCTACTGCGTTATTTTTGCAACGGTTTCACGAATTGTGGACTTGCCATGAAACCTTCTTGCCGATACATGGTTTCAGCAGTCCTTCGTGACACTTTTGAAAGGGGAATTCAAATGCGGAAGCTTGCCCTCGCGGCTGCGCTTGCGACCAGTGCCCTGGCCACCCCGGCCTTGGCGCGCGACAACAGCTGGTATGTCGGCGTCGACGCCGGCGTAATGATCGTTGAAGATCAGGACATCACCTTCACCCCCGGTAACGGTACCGTAGCCAGCAACACCGTGGCGGCTGACTACCATAAGGGTTATGATTTCGACGCCAATATCGGCTACGACTTCGGCGGCTTCCGCCTCGAAGCCGAAGCTGCCTACAAGCGCGCCAAGGTCGACCTCGACGATAGCGGCTTCGGCGGTGCGGCCTCGGCCCTCTCGTTCATGCTGAACGGCCTGCTCGACTTTGGTCCCGATGACGGCCTGCAGGGCTTCGTCGGCGGCGGTGTCGGCGTGTCGCGTGGCAAGCTGGCCAACGACCTGGTGAACGACAGCGACACCGGTTTCGCCTGGCAGGCGATCGCCGGCGTGCGTTACCCGGTCACCAACAATGTCGACGTCTCGCTGAAGTATCGCTTCTTCAACCAGGACGACATCAAGCTGATCCCGGCCTACACCACCATCGGTGGCCCCGCCGGTTCGGAAGCCAGCACCAAGCTGCGTACGCACAGCCTGCTGCTCGGCCTGACCTACAACTTCGGCGCTCCGGCTGAGCCTGCTCCGCCGCCCCCGCCGCCCCCGCCGCCCCCGCCGCCCCCGCCGCCGCCTCCGCCGCCCCCGCCGGCGCCGGAATGCTCGCCTGGGCCGTACATTGTCTTCTTCGAATGGGACAAGTCGGACATCACGCCTGACGCCGCCACCATTCTGGACAACGCGGTTTCGGCCTACAGCGCTTGCGGCAACGCCCAGGTCATGCTGGCCGGTCACGCTGACCGTTCGGGCGCAGCCTCGTACAACGTTGGTCTGTCGCAGCGTCGCGCTGACGCCGCCAAGGCCTATCTCGCCTCGAAGGGTATCCCTGACGGTGTGATGACCACCCAGGCCTTCGGTGAATCGAAGCCGCGCGTCGACACCGCGGACGGCGTTCGCGAAGTCCAGAACCGTCGCGTGGAAATCAGCTACGGTCCGGGTTCGGGTCAGTAAGAAATTTCCGTCCTTCGGGATGGAATATGAAGAGGGGCCGGTCGCAAGATCGGCCCCTTTTTCTTGTCCTGCGTCGCGCGCGCTGACCTGTCGTGCGTTGGAGTCTGTCGCGATCCGGGGGGGAATGGATATCTGTCCGGCATGTCATGTGCTGGGCAGCGTAGACGATCGGCGCATGGGCGGCTGATCATGTCTGCGCTCATGGCCGGCCAGCTATTTGCCGGGGCGAACCGATAACGCTGCGATCCGGATTGCTACCGGGCTTCGGCCTGACATATGACACATCGCGATTTCAGGCTATTGCCTCCGGACGGCTCTTGGGGGCGGTGAAGGAGGGGCGTCAGCATGGATGCCATGCTATCTCCCTGCTTTTATTGCGAACGATATGCAGAAGGGCATGACAAACCGGATCGGATCGGCAACAAAGACGCGTCTGCCGCGTTCGCGCAGTTGTTTCCGTGATCGGGAGTTTGCCATGAAGACCGCCGCCCTGTTCCTTGCCCTGCCTTTGCTCGCTGCCGTGACGGCCTGTGCCGCGACCAGCCAGAGCGCGCCCGCCGCGCCGACCGCCAAGGCCAAGCTGGCCGCTGGCGATGGCAGCGCGCGCGGCACCGCCGTGGTGACCCAGGCAGGCGATGGCCTGCATGTGGTGGTCAAGGCGCAGGGGCTGACGCCGGGCATCCACGCGGTGCATATCCACACCACCGGCGTCTGTACGGGGCCGGACTTCACCAGCGCGGGGGGGCATTGGAACCCGACCAGCCATCAGCATGGCAAGGATAATCCGCAGGGCATGCATATGGGCGACATGCCCAACATGCAGGCCAAGCCTGACGGCAGCGGCGAGATCGAATATGTCGTGCCAGGCGGCACGATCAGCGACGGCGCGACGCCGCTGCTGGATGCCGATGGCGCGGCCATCGTGATCCATGCCCAGGCCGACGATTACAAGAGCGACCCGACCGGTAATGCCGGCGGCCGCGTCGCCTGTGGCGTGCTGAGCGTCGGCTGAGCCATGATTGCCCCGGCGTCCGCGTCAATCGTCGCGGACGCCGGGATGACCGTCTGCGCGATAGGTTTCGACTATGTGATAGCTCGAGCCGGCATGGCCGAGCCGGCTTTCATAGAGACTGAATTCGTCCACGGTGAAGGCGGGCGATGCAAGGCCGGCGTGCAGCGCCAGGAAGGGCGCGATGTCGCCGCCGTGCCGACTGAAGCGGGCGAGGGTGATGTGCGGCAGATAGGCGCGGGCTTCGGGCGCGATGCCGGTCGATGTGCAGGCGCGATCCACCTTGGCATGAAGATGGGCGAGCGGATCGCGCGGCTGCACCCCGGCCCATAAGGTGTCGACCACGCCGCGCCGATCGAAATAGCCGGTGCCGGCGACCGTGATGGTGAATGGCTGGAAGCGGACGCCAGCGAGCGCATCGGCGATATCATCTGCCTGATGGCGATCCACTTCCCCGATGAAGCGCAGGGTCAGGTGCAACTGGCCATCATCCTGCGAGCGCGCGCCTAGGATGCCGGCCATCTGGGCCAGAAGCTGGCTGCGGATCGTGGCAGGCGGACGGGTGGCGACGAACAGGCGGTGCATGAGGAGTAGATAGGGAGAAAGGTGGCGTGCGGATAGGGGCGGGGTGGCGCGGGAGAATGGGCGCAATGTCGGCGTCGCGCTTTGACGGCTGACGACCATCTATTGCCGCTCATAGGTCGATTTTTTGATGCCACTAGCGG
Encoded here:
- a CDS encoding DUF2793 domain-containing protein — translated: MMNETSDRWALPLLHAGQAQKEIMHNEALARIDMLLHGVAESADLAVPPTAPVAGQCWIVAAGASGAWAGRQEHVAGWTEGGWRFVAPRAGLRLAVTDRGHAMVHDGTAWRDDAVRSEGFYVAGQQIVGARQPAITGPTGGTTVDSESRGAIAAILAALQAHGLISM
- a CDS encoding OmpA family protein; translation: MRKLALAAALATSALATPALARDNSWYVGVDAGVMIVEDQDITFTPGNGTVASNTVAADYHKGYDFDANIGYDFGGFRLEAEAAYKRAKVDLDDSGFGGAASALSFMLNGLLDFGPDDGLQGFVGGGVGVSRGKLANDLVNDSDTGFAWQAIAGVRYPVTNNVDVSLKYRFFNQDDIKLIPAYTTIGGPAGSEASTKLRTHSLLLGLTYNFGAPAEPAPPPPPPPPPPPPPPPPPPPPPAPECSPGPYIVFFEWDKSDITPDAATILDNAVSAYSACGNAQVMLAGHADRSGAASYNVGLSQRRADAAKAYLASKGIPDGVMTTQAFGESKPRVDTADGVREVQNRRVEISYGPGSGQ
- a CDS encoding superoxide dismutase family protein, whose amino-acid sequence is MKTAALFLALPLLAAVTACAATSQSAPAAPTAKAKLAAGDGSARGTAVVTQAGDGLHVVVKAQGLTPGIHAVHIHTTGVCTGPDFTSAGGHWNPTSHQHGKDNPQGMHMGDMPNMQAKPDGSGEIEYVVPGGTISDGATPLLDADGAAIVIHAQADDYKSDPTGNAGGRVACGVLSVG
- the thpR gene encoding RNA 2',3'-cyclic phosphodiesterase, encoding MHRLFVATRPPATIRSQLLAQMAGILGARSQDDGQLHLTLRFIGEVDRHQADDIADALAGVRFQPFTITVAGTGYFDRRGVVDTLWAGVQPRDPLAHLHAKVDRACTSTGIAPEARAYLPHITLARFSRHGGDIAPFLALHAGLASPAFTVDEFSLYESRLGHAGSSYHIVETYRADGHPGVRDD